The Engystomops pustulosus chromosome 7, aEngPut4.maternal, whole genome shotgun sequence DNA window ATATCAGAAAAACGGCTATTATTAAGGTACAGTGACTAACTTTAGCtctaggtgatatggggagtacttgtaaccctttactACTAGGCATTGTTGGTTTGGGCAGGGTGGGGGATTTCTGGTGACAGCTTTATATGGTCTGTGAATCATTTGGTGGCCCCCCTACCTTATGACTAATCCTTCCGGTCCTTGGCAACATTTGCTTCACCACCTTTTACCACTGTCCCCTTAATATTCTGCTATTTTCTGTTTGTCATCATTAAGGTGCAGTTGGTGTATGACCCCTCCTCAGGAACAAAGTTCATCCTTAAGGTAAGATCCAGTAAGCACAAGgttttgtgtgtgtaatgtggTGAGTTTCCATGTGCAGCAGAACTGTAGTTTACATAGAGGATTTACGTTTAAGTGCAAAGGTTAAATTGAGTCACAGCAGAGTGGTCCCCTCTGTGCTGCATGGAACTCCAAAAAAGCCATAAAATCTGCTAGGTGGATGTATCTGATGTGTTGCATTTTTGGGTGGTCTAGTTGAAATGCACCAACCAGCATCACACCAGCACTATCCATGCTGTCAGCTGTCCCTGGCTGTGACTACTTTTCTTTCCCTGTAGTCTCTGATGAAGTCGGGACGTTGTGGCCATGGAGCCATCACAGTTATTCCACAGAGTGTTCCCTACATGGTGCAGCTTCAGAAGTTTTACGTTGGGGAGGATTCTCTTTATCTTCAGCTACAACACATTTCAGGTCAGACAGCTGATTACATCCAAGCTTTTCCACACATTGGTTGTCTGTGTGTTTAGcatcttcccttctctgccccatTACTGCAGGAGGACGTTTGTTTGAACATCTCAGGAAATATGAGGCTCCGGTTGTGAACTCCGGAGACCACACTGTGACCACACAACAAGCAACCCAAAGACTCAATCCCATCAGCCACATGAGCTCATCACATGACTTTGGTCATGGGGTGCCAGAGTCACGAGCTAGGCTTTGGGGTGCGCAGCTAATATTGGCACTAGACACTCTTCACCAGGAAGGAATTCTGTGcaaagacctgaatcctcgtaaTGTGCTACTAGGAGACAAAGGTAACATAAGGTTTCATCTAAGTATCCTCTGAGCCGTAATTAAGTGTGAACTTGGGCTGACGTTCCTTACTGTATTTCTACAGGCGACGCTTACCTAACATACTTTGGCCAGTGGCGAGAGGTTGACCACATCTGTTGTTCCGAGGCAGCAGAGCAGCTGTATGTAGCACCAGGTGAGCTACTGTAATTTTCTTAGCAACAAAACATAGGCACTTATGTATTAGGAGTCACTGAACATTTCTTTCCTTTGCTTATCAGAGGTCCTGGGGGTGGGAGTTGTGGATGAGGCCTGCGACTGGTGGAGCCTTGGAGCACTTCTCTTTGAAATGATGACTGGACAGGTGAGAAAAATGTATTGTCCTCTCTTAATGTTTACTTAGTTGGAAGAGATGATTGACTCTCGATCTTTGCAGCCTCTCTACAAGAGTTTGATGTCAGGAGTCGGCACTCAGATGAAGATCCCCTTCCCAGAACAGCTCAGTGTGGAAGCAGTGTCTCTACTAAAAGAGGTATGGGAGAGCAGGGAATCCTCTCACAAATGAAAGCTCCATCACCTGCCCCAATAGCAACATACGGGTCCGCTTCTGCATGTTTGGCCTACGCCAGTTCCCATTAGTGCTTCTGCAACAATTTTACTAATGAACATCTAGATTCATCTTAGAACTGCAACTAACAGTGAACTGGGAGATTTGTGAAATGTTATAGAATACAAAAATACTGTATTACAGTATTGTTACTACACACAATTCTGACCATGCACATTAACTGCACATGGGGTAGGGTCTGCCATGTGCTCTAGTCATATTTCCCAGGGAAATGGTTTTCTATGCTGTGTCAAGTCCAGTTTAGATGGACCAATTTTCTCATAACCATGCTATGTCATCATTTCAGCTGCTTACTTATGATGCAAACAAACGGCTTGGCGCTGGTCCTGGGGGAGCACAAAGGATCAAGTCCCACCCATTCTTCAGAGACATCCAATGGAACAAGTTGCTGTGAAGCATGGACGCCTAATCACAGAGGAGCAACATGgaaaaaatataatgcaaagtAAAACCAGAATGAAAAAAGGGGACACAATGCTTTCACAGACGTGGCCACCACAGTGATATCTGAGCCACTTGCACGGCCAGCATGGAAATATCATAGCCAGCTTTAATGTGCTGTCCATACCAATAAAGATCCAAATCTGTAGTGAGTGTTAGTGATGGGTGTGGTGAAAATGTGGCCTCTGAATGGAAGGGAAACAACAAACTACAGCAAATACAAGCATTTCCCTTGATTATTTTGAGTCCTGTTAACTAATGTTTGCAGAGTAAAGATGGAAAGGTATTTCTCCAGCCACAGGTGATCACCATAAAGTCCAGCCTTGGGGAACCACTTTCTAGTTTGTATAGCAAGTTCTATACGCCTGGCAAAACATAACTAAACTTAACTATATTTCATTAATCAaccatcaaaagtggtatggactctcgggctagggatgtaatattaccactgtacaaggcagtgGTTAGCGCCTGGAATATGCTTTTCAGTACTGGGCTCCTGTTTAAGACCAGctacagggcatcctttttatagtTATAAAGAAAGATTAAATTTAATTAGTCTCGaaaagagaatggtccaaaaatatGGGgcaaagttgttccaggtttaatcaaatcaaaagaggagggggcactgtctccgtctggagaacacaaggtttaattaccagagacgacagggcttcttaactatgagaactgtcaatctgtggaatagcctgcctcaggcgctggtcacagcagggactgcagagagcttcaagagggtctagatgcctttttacacctaaataacattgatggttatgttatatagaattgtttccccataATCCCTccccctcatccaatcccttccttggttgaacttgatggataagtcatagtgcagatgataataaagTGTATTACTAAAGTTTACTAACCCCTTTAAAAGCTTTAATGACTGGAGCTAATTTGTTCTAAGGGCCACTTTGTAGaagaccttaaaaaaaaaagtttttgtgacACATATGCatagttaaaaattaaaaaaagttaaaggacCTTTTTCATAtttagtggggttttttttttttttttttgggggggggggggaggatgttAAACTTACAAAACTGGAGAAtgcttttttaattattatttaattattatcttgtatgttatttttttactttctatGTCCATTATGATATCATTAAAGACCCCAGGTTTTTTTtaaaccccctcccctccatttaTTAGGTTTACACCTGTGACCAAATGCTCTACAGCGCTGGCagcagtggcagcatctgtgttcACTGCATAGAGCTacttcagtgatatatagtgaagAAAGCAGAAGTGGTTATAAACCTCTTCTgctttctccctagggtctctgacTGTGTCAGATAGCCGGAGACCTGCTCCTGCAATCAGGAGAAACTGCAACAATGTTGAAAGACGTCGGTGCAGACTCGGGACACGCGGCCACTGGCGTCTTTCAACAATCTGTGGGCGGGATCAAGTTAAAGTATGTTATTGCCGTATATGTCTTATATTTGGTTTTCGCAGTGTGGATAAATTCGCTttccatcctgtactcacacagaCAGCAGATAGATGAGAAAAAAACTGATAAAGTTACTCATTACTAGACTCTTTATAGAAAGTTGGATAGAGCCGAATTATCAATTGAGATATTCTATAGGTGAAGAAAGAGTTAATACTTGTTCATCTGTGGTGTAAGGACTTGAACAAGGATTTTATAAAATTGACCTATGACCTGCACTTTCAGttgctaaaataaaaaaatttcttcAAAAAGATTTAGTTAAACTTATGGGAAAAACCACTTTTGCAGGTCAACCCCCTGCTGAAAAGAAGGGAGCGGTCTCTCTAGTCTCAGCTGTTGCAGACAGCCAATCTACAAAGACAAGTACGTAGAGCCCCATTTACACCTGCTGTAGATAGTGATTTATCCCTGAGATAACACTGTAAAATTGATATGGAGCTGGACTGCATCAACAGGATGAGAGTTACCATGGAGAAACCACAACAttacagcaataataataatccccGCCCACATATCAACAGATACTTAATAAAAGTGTCCAAAAAAAACAAGTATGCAATCTTATGCAGATCTTGAAAGACACTCCAATACTACCAAATCCCCCTCTAAGAGGACTTGCTTCAGGCCACAAGGTAACCCAACTTTAGTTTTTTTGTAAGGGCATTTATTTTATATTCCTTTAAAATCCAAGTGGTCTTTAAATATGGGTATTACCTCTGTATGCAGGGTATAGTGCAGTTGCCAGGATTTAGAGCAGCTGCAGAGGGGAGACCCTGGCCCTCCATGTGCAGAAGAAGGGGAGGGGAAAGTCTGTACACAATCTCCCCTCCGCAGAAAGTCCTAATGCTCTGACATGGGGAAGGGGCAACATAAAACCAGGAGACTTGGAGGAAGCAGGATTCTCAAAGGTCCAACAACAGAATACGTGGGTCCTCCACTGCAGATTTGATTTTGCGCAAGAAGAGTACAGCTTCTCTTCCATCAATCAGTCGGTGATCATAGGTCAGGGCCACGTACATCATAGGGCGCACCTCCACCTGCAGAAAGAGTAACGACATGTAGCATAACCGTCACTGCAAACAAGTAAGTTATATGCACACATCTCCTACATTAATGACTGTGTTTGACCATTCTCCCATTCGCATGGCTGCACCCATTTCCagaagtactcacctttccagctaCTGCCACTGGACGATCAAAGATCCCATGCATTCCTAGAATCGCAGACTGTGGGGGATTGATAATGGGTGTCCCGAACATTGAGCCAAAAACTCCTCCATTACTGATAGTGAACGTCCCGCCATCCATGTCTTCTATGGCCAGTTCATTTTTCCGGGCCTGAAAGAAACAAATACAGGGACTCCTAAGAAACAGCAAAGCTGCCCCAATAGCCTCAACTCCATAATCTGACCTTTTTCATTCTAAACTAAGGCTTGTGAAAGTTTATACAAACAAAGGAAGTTAGTACAGCCAACCATGTCGGTTCCCTTTAGCTGTACTAGATTCAGGCCTGTAAATAAGCTCTACACATGGACTGGTTTTGGAGATAGAAGTAACATGTATTTTCTCATTGCCTGAGTGTGCACGGGTGCTCAAATAGGGTACCAACCAATCTTCAATAATTCTAGAAAATTCGGAGATCAATATAATAAGAGACAAATCCTTAGCAGAATACATAGCAGAAAAAGCTGCTTATAAATAGAAAACCTGAattatattttagaaaaaaagttttatcCTAGGCACAAAAAGTCTGAGATTTTTACTCGTTGTAAATAAAAGTTAATCGTCGCACACATATGTAAAGTTAAAAGCAAAATTACTTCAATACTTAATGATATCTTAGCAAGGTTTAGATTTAATATGAGATTTTATTAGTACCTGCAGCGCCTTACTAGATTCTGCAGGGAGAACCTTGGCATTCTAGAGTAAGGTTCTGCAGGTACTAATAATGGCCTAAATCTGAAATACAATTAAGCACTGAAGAAGGAGTGAGCAATACTGGTTTTGCTTTTAACTCAACTTCTGTGTGCAACAATTGagatttttacttaaaaaaaaaaaaaaaaggattttcctAGGCACATAAAGAATAATTCAGGTGTTCTATTATAAGCACCTTTCTTTCTGCTATATGGTTTTGGAGCTAAAACAGCCGTTTTTCATAAAATACACCGATTCTTAACAGTGGTCTCAGGGGCAAGGAGGTTCATTCATTAGctttagcgccccccccccccccccaaaaaaaaaaaaaaaaaacataaaaaaaaaaaaaatctatccatATGAAATCATTGCTCTTTGGTGGGGCTGCAGGGGTATTGTAGGCATCAGTTGACACTTATGAAGGACAGATTACCTTTTCTCCAAGTTCAGCAATTGTCCGTTCAATATCAGCAAAATTCATGGACTCCACGTTTCTCAGCACTGGAACAACAAGGCCCTGGACAGAGAGTTAAAATCAATGAGTAGCCCTGCTGTAACATGCCATCTACACAGTCTTAGTGTTACTTACCCTTGGGGTGGATACAGCCACACTGATATCAATGTAGTCCCTGTACACAATCTCTTTGGCTGAATCATCAATAACTACAGAAGAGACAAGGTCAGTAAGGTTGGAACTGAGGGCAATGACCTGAGCACACAATGAAGCTCTACTCGCCTGCATTGACAGC harbors:
- the RPS6KL1 gene encoding ribosomal protein S6 kinase-like 1, with product MSSDRDLCSQYRIGFTEVTEQTTSAKVPFKRDYLVDAAKQLHVAQERDANEEYEAAFSHYKHGVELLLSGVTVDPSRERREAVKRKISQYLKRAEEIFNCHLQRPPGNLNGIAEGYSSLRFRPIRVLSAAVENLKSCRVLQIIDKVQLVYDPSSGTKFILKSLMKSGRCGHGAITVIPQSVPYMVQLQKFYVGEDSLYLQLQHISGGRLFEHLRKYEAPVVNSGDHTVTTQQATQRLNPISHMSSSHDFGHGVPESRARLWGAQLILALDTLHQEGILCKDLNPRNVLLGDKGDAYLTYFGQWREVDHICCSEAAEQLYVAPEVLGVGVVDEACDWWSLGALLFEMMTGQPLYKSLMSGVGTQMKIPFPEQLSVEAVSLLKELLTYDANKRLGAGPGGAQRIKSHPFFRDIQWNKLL